A window of Streptomyces sp. DG1A-41 contains these coding sequences:
- a CDS encoding phosphatase PAP2 family protein encodes MRTEPKLTRLDRVFARLDREPERPAHIDVPKMSRHRIVLFAATLAFYGAIVWAVIITSWLVRLDWQVMFFRPYQQWSEIHWFVDYYVVLGQRGPTAVMVAAWLGWRSWRQHTLRPLLALGVSLLLLNVTVGAAKYGMGRLGPHYATVIGSNEMWRGGDIFPSGHTANAVVTWGILAYMASTPRARRWLSAVSAVTSLGVGMATVYLGTHWLSDVLLGWAAGLLILLALPWFEPLIARSEARIFDLRDRLRTRRSRTASAAAPVSAPPVVVTPLPADRDDVATGSPRAPAYLAPGPHTARSERTPISPTGSRRPPHAERHPRGSASSARPLTGG; translated from the coding sequence GTGCGTACCGAACCGAAGCTCACCCGTCTGGACCGGGTGTTCGCCCGGCTGGACCGTGAGCCGGAACGACCGGCCCACATCGATGTGCCGAAGATGAGCAGGCACCGCATCGTGCTCTTCGCGGCGACCCTGGCCTTCTACGGCGCGATCGTGTGGGCCGTGATCATCACGTCCTGGCTTGTCCGGCTCGACTGGCAGGTCATGTTCTTCCGGCCGTACCAGCAGTGGTCGGAGATCCACTGGTTCGTCGACTACTACGTGGTGCTCGGCCAGCGCGGTCCGACCGCGGTGATGGTCGCGGCCTGGCTGGGCTGGCGCTCCTGGCGGCAGCACACCCTGCGTCCGCTGCTCGCCCTCGGTGTCTCGCTGCTCCTGCTGAACGTCACGGTCGGCGCAGCCAAGTACGGCATGGGCCGGCTGGGACCGCACTACGCGACCGTGATCGGCTCGAACGAGATGTGGCGCGGCGGCGATATATTTCCGAGCGGTCACACCGCCAACGCCGTGGTGACCTGGGGAATCCTGGCCTATATGGCCTCCACCCCGAGAGCGCGCCGCTGGCTGTCCGCCGTGTCCGCCGTGACCTCGCTCGGCGTCGGCATGGCCACCGTCTACCTCGGTACGCACTGGCTGAGCGATGTGCTCCTGGGCTGGGCCGCGGGGCTGCTGATCCTGCTCGCCCTGCCCTGGTTCGAGCCGCTGATCGCCCGTTCCGAGGCCAGGATCTTCGACCTGCGCGACCGCCTGCGGACCCGCCGGAGCCGTACGGCGTCGGCTGCCGCCCCGGTCAGCGCGCCGCCCGTGGTGGTCACGCCGCTGCCCGCCGACCGGGACGACGTCGCGACCGGCTCGCCCCGGGCCCCGGCCTACCTGGCGCCGGGACCGCACACGGCCCGCTCGGAGCGCACGCCGATCAGCCCCACGGGCAGCCGCCGCCCGCCGCACGCGGAGCGGCATCCCCGCGGCTCGGCCTCCTCGGCTCGCCCCCTGACGGGCGGCTGA
- a CDS encoding I78 family peptidase inhibitor, giving the protein MAPIPTPSAEPDDSPDTYVGLDADRAEHLARERGWSTVRSLPPGAIITMEYRVGRLNFEVKGGRVARAWKG; this is encoded by the coding sequence ATGGCACCGATTCCGACACCTTCCGCGGAACCCGACGACAGCCCGGACACCTATGTCGGCCTGGATGCCGACCGGGCCGAACACCTCGCGCGTGAGCGCGGCTGGTCGACGGTGCGCTCGCTGCCGCCGGGGGCGATCATCACGATGGAGTACCGCGTGGGCCGGCTGAACTTCGAGGTGAAGGGCGGCCGGGTGGCGCGGGCCTGGAAGGGCTGA
- a CDS encoding YafY family protein, with amino-acid sequence MLETSARLLRLLSLLQAHREWSGRDLAQRLGVSARTLRRDVDRLRDLGYPVNASPGTGGGYQLGAGAELPPLLLDDDEAVAVAIGLRTAAGQGIEGIGETSVRALAKLEQVLPNRLRRRVGALNAFTVPMLRGPVPDAVDPAVLTELAHLCRDAERLRFEYRGHDGTTSRRSVEPHRLVCTERRWYLVAWDLDREDWRTFRADRITPRPPHGPRFVPRESPAEDLAAYVSQGVSTRVYATHAVVRLLAPLEEAAAHISPSAGVLEAEGPDSCLLRCGAGSLDVMVIHVMMLGFEFEVLEPDGLIEAIRRTRDRLDGALARAAQSPPRTADGAGRTPATPTGSGAAS; translated from the coding sequence ATGTTGGAGACCTCGGCACGCCTGCTGCGCCTGCTGTCCCTGCTCCAGGCCCACCGCGAGTGGTCCGGCCGCGATCTGGCGCAGCGGCTCGGCGTCAGCGCCCGCACCCTGCGCCGGGACGTGGACCGGCTGCGCGATCTCGGCTACCCGGTCAACGCCAGCCCCGGCACGGGCGGCGGCTACCAGTTGGGCGCGGGCGCCGAGCTGCCCCCGCTGCTCCTGGACGACGACGAGGCCGTCGCCGTGGCGATCGGGCTGCGCACGGCGGCCGGGCAGGGCATCGAGGGCATCGGCGAGACCTCGGTACGGGCCCTGGCCAAACTCGAACAGGTGCTGCCGAACCGGCTGCGCCGCCGCGTGGGAGCCCTCAACGCCTTCACCGTGCCGATGCTGCGCGGCCCTGTGCCCGACGCCGTCGACCCGGCCGTGCTGACCGAGCTCGCCCACCTCTGCCGGGACGCCGAGCGCCTGCGCTTCGAGTACCGCGGACACGACGGCACCACCAGCCGCCGCAGTGTCGAACCGCACCGCCTGGTGTGCACCGAGCGCCGCTGGTACCTGGTCGCCTGGGACCTCGACCGGGAGGACTGGCGCACGTTCCGCGCGGACCGCATCACCCCCAGGCCACCGCACGGCCCGCGCTTCGTGCCGCGCGAGTCGCCCGCCGAGGACCTCGCCGCCTACGTCTCGCAGGGCGTCTCCACTCGCGTGTACGCCACTCACGCGGTCGTGCGGCTCCTGGCGCCCCTGGAGGAGGCCGCCGCGCACATCTCGCCCAGCGCCGGGGTGCTGGAGGCGGAGGGCCCGGACAGCTGCCTGCTGCGGTGCGGCGCCGGGAGCCTCGACGTGATGGTGATCCACGTGATGATGCTGGGCTTCGAGTTCGAGGTGCTCGAACCCGACGGGCTGATCGAGGCGATCAGGAGGACTCGGGACCGGCTTGATGGCGCTCTGGCTCGGGCTGCGCAGTCACCGCCGCGTACTGCGGATGGTGCAGGTCGAACGCCGGCGACTCCGACCGGATCCGGGGCAGCGTCGTGA
- a CDS encoding ABC transporter substrate-binding protein: protein MRRRSRAAEALAAVLLLALSAACGSRLPESDFEHDDRTSTPRDAAPLRVGIITSATSPVGGAAFTGPRDGAKAWFDRLNARGGIDGRRVEVRLCDDGGSGVGNNECVHRLVEEDQVVALVATTALDYAGASRVSRARVPDIGGQPIGSAYDTYPHLYGIYGSLAPRDGTTGWDGKLYGGTEVYRYFKREHGARTAAVVSYNQSASAAYARLVERGLRAEGYQVVTEQVDFALPNFRAVAADLKEQGADLVFDAIDSHGNARLCQAMDEVGADVTAKVTNVQNWASTVADAYEDAPRCRNALWATGSSRNYDDTGHPAVREFREATKHLKTHSQWQLEGWAAARWFTDAAKSCARTGITRACVDAYVNRSDGYTAGGLLLPVEFERRAEPPRTSRTCLSVARWQDGKGWVGQGDMNRTCFDVPQLAYEP from the coding sequence ATGCGTCGCCGGTCCCGGGCTGCTGAGGCCCTCGCCGCGGTGCTGCTGCTCGCCCTGAGCGCGGCCTGCGGCAGCCGGCTCCCGGAGAGCGACTTCGAGCACGACGACCGCACCTCCACGCCCCGCGACGCCGCGCCCCTGCGGGTCGGCATCATCACCAGCGCCACCAGCCCGGTCGGCGGCGCCGCCTTCACCGGCCCGCGCGACGGCGCCAAGGCGTGGTTCGACCGGCTCAACGCGCGCGGGGGCATCGACGGCCGCCGCGTGGAGGTCCGCCTGTGCGACGACGGCGGCAGCGGCGTCGGCAACAACGAGTGCGTGCACCGCCTGGTCGAGGAGGACCAGGTGGTCGCCCTCGTCGCCACCACCGCCCTGGACTACGCGGGCGCCTCCCGCGTCTCACGCGCGCGCGTGCCCGACATCGGCGGCCAGCCCATCGGCAGCGCCTACGACACCTACCCGCACCTCTACGGCATCTACGGCAGCCTCGCGCCGCGCGACGGCACCACCGGCTGGGACGGCAAGCTGTACGGCGGCACCGAGGTCTACCGCTACTTCAAGCGCGAGCACGGCGCCCGGACCGCCGCCGTCGTCTCGTACAACCAGTCCGCGTCCGCCGCCTACGCCCGGCTCGTCGAACGGGGCCTGCGCGCCGAGGGCTACCAGGTCGTCACCGAGCAGGTCGACTTCGCCCTGCCCAACTTCCGCGCCGTCGCGGCCGATCTGAAGGAACAGGGCGCCGACCTCGTCTTCGACGCCATCGACAGCCACGGCAACGCCCGGCTGTGCCAGGCCATGGACGAGGTCGGCGCCGACGTCACCGCCAAGGTGACCAACGTCCAGAACTGGGCGTCCACCGTCGCCGACGCCTACGAGGACGCCCCGCGCTGCCGCAACGCCCTCTGGGCGACCGGCTCCAGCCGCAACTACGACGACACCGGCCACCCGGCCGTACGGGAGTTCCGCGAGGCGACGAAGCACCTGAAGACGCACTCGCAGTGGCAACTGGAGGGCTGGGCGGCCGCGCGCTGGTTCACGGACGCCGCCAAGTCCTGCGCGAGGACGGGCATCACGCGCGCGTGCGTCGACGCCTACGTGAACCGCAGCGACGGATACACCGCGGGCGGACTGCTCCTGCCCGTCGAGTTCGAGCGGCGCGCCGAGCCGCCGAGAACCAGCCGGACCTGCCTGTCGGTGGCCCGCTGGCAGGACGGCAAGGGCTGGGTCGGCCAGGGGGACATGAACCGCACCTGCTTCGACGTCCCCCAGCTGGCCTACGAGCCTTGA
- a CDS encoding ATP-binding cassette domain-containing protein, producing MSSLTYDLTLAGLAVGSAAALTGIGLIVTYRATGVLNFAHGAIAMVCAYALRQCVVEWGWPLWLGAAVTLLVLAPGLGVVLERFVFRPLAVLGGDPAQTLVASLGVFVLLVGGAALQWGQGARDDAPEVFPDEPWGQLAVVLVLAAGVAAVVRRTRFGRELRAVVDDRQLAVLGGIDADRVAAAGWAFGSFTAGLTGVLLAPYVRLDPYGLPLLVMEVVAVAVAARMRSLPVAVVVALGVGVAQSQLTRLHPSGWGAPLLQAAGTNLFVVALLVAALVLPGVGTRDALPRTATARVPTPPGAWVVAAVLFLLPLGLAGRDLHTSIQVPALAVVLLSLVVVTGRGGQISLGQAAYAGLGALFTALLAAGRFPGLPAMPELSALAVAVVLVAPLGLLTGWPAIGRRGLALALATFAVGVGVSRFVFAQPYATAGLSLGRPAGFEGDRVYYVLELLLLAVALLAAHALRRGRTGRALAAMRDHEAGAQAAGVRVPSLKLLAFVAGAALAALGGGMLGMGLRAFDPAAFDPVRGLLWFAAVVVLGADSTLGALAAAALLVGLDAGTRGGVAAAVIGVLAVLVGRFPGGPYEALRTAMERLRLRRGPALTPAGTRARGLLRRAEPRAAHRAPVPTGATATRVVREAEGTGADGRAGLTGDESGTAPRAATVDGRRATPGAGPAGREAPQPPVHGPSAPGAHRPPAAAADGTPGSAPADRHGSPDEARPAGARPPAAPAPLAAGEATAGPFKEPLPRTAGARPAARPPTGPTTTPSPVLTARRLHAHYGGFTALDGVDLDVSPGRITAVVGPNGAGKSTLFHCLAGTLRPARGSVRLDGRDITALPAHARTRLGVARTFQQLAVFPSLTVADNVRVGAEQARVTDPGAVERTLRLLGLDGPVRALPAAGLPTGTLRRVELARALAGAPRVLLLDEPAAGLDTTEVAALARVLKALAADGTALLVVEHDLDLVAGLADVVHVMTAGRIVASGPPGSVLDGLGTEAGR from the coding sequence ATGTCCTCGCTGACGTACGACCTCACCCTGGCCGGTCTGGCGGTCGGCAGCGCGGCGGCGCTGACCGGGATCGGCCTGATCGTGACGTACCGCGCGACCGGCGTGCTGAACTTCGCGCACGGCGCGATCGCGATGGTGTGCGCCTACGCGCTGCGGCAGTGCGTGGTCGAGTGGGGCTGGCCGCTGTGGCTCGGGGCCGCGGTGACGCTGCTGGTGCTGGCGCCGGGGCTGGGGGTCGTGCTGGAGCGGTTCGTCTTCCGGCCCCTGGCGGTTCTCGGCGGTGACCCGGCGCAGACGCTGGTGGCGTCCCTCGGGGTGTTCGTGCTGCTGGTGGGCGGGGCGGCACTGCAGTGGGGGCAGGGGGCGCGGGACGACGCGCCGGAGGTGTTTCCGGACGAGCCGTGGGGGCAGCTGGCGGTGGTGCTGGTGCTGGCCGCCGGGGTCGCGGCGGTCGTCCGCCGGACGCGGTTCGGGCGGGAGCTGCGGGCCGTGGTCGACGACCGGCAGCTCGCCGTGCTGGGCGGCATCGACGCGGACCGGGTCGCGGCGGCGGGCTGGGCGTTCGGCTCCTTCACGGCGGGCCTGACCGGCGTACTGCTGGCGCCGTACGTGCGTCTCGACCCGTACGGGCTGCCGCTGCTGGTGATGGAGGTAGTGGCGGTCGCGGTGGCCGCGCGGATGCGGAGCCTGCCGGTCGCGGTGGTGGTGGCGCTGGGCGTCGGGGTGGCGCAGAGCCAGCTCACGCGGCTGCACCCGTCCGGGTGGGGCGCGCCCCTGCTCCAGGCGGCCGGCACGAACCTGTTCGTCGTCGCCCTGCTGGTCGCGGCCCTGGTCCTGCCGGGCGTGGGCACGCGTGACGCGCTGCCGCGCACGGCCACCGCCCGGGTTCCGACACCGCCCGGCGCGTGGGTCGTGGCGGCCGTGCTGTTCCTGCTGCCGCTGGGCCTGGCCGGCCGGGACCTGCACACGTCGATCCAGGTGCCGGCGCTGGCCGTCGTCCTGCTGTCCCTGGTGGTGGTCACCGGCCGCGGCGGCCAGATCTCGCTGGGGCAGGCGGCCTACGCGGGTCTGGGGGCCCTGTTCACCGCGCTACTGGCGGCGGGCCGCTTCCCGGGCCTGCCGGCCATGCCGGAGCTGTCGGCCCTCGCGGTGGCGGTCGTGCTGGTGGCGCCGCTCGGCCTGCTCACGGGCTGGCCGGCGATCGGCCGCCGGGGCCTGGCGCTGGCGCTGGCGACGTTCGCCGTCGGCGTGGGCGTGAGCCGCTTCGTCTTCGCCCAGCCGTACGCCACGGCGGGCCTGTCGCTGGGCCGCCCGGCGGGTTTCGAAGGGGACCGTGTGTACTACGTCCTGGAGCTGCTCCTGCTGGCGGTGGCGCTGCTGGCGGCACACGCGCTGCGCCGGGGGAGGACGGGCCGGGCTCTCGCGGCCATGCGGGACCACGAGGCGGGGGCGCAGGCGGCGGGTGTCCGGGTACCGTCCCTCAAGCTGCTCGCCTTCGTCGCGGGCGCCGCGCTCGCCGCGCTGGGCGGCGGCATGCTCGGCATGGGCCTGCGCGCCTTCGACCCCGCCGCCTTCGACCCCGTGCGCGGTCTGCTGTGGTTCGCCGCGGTCGTGGTGCTGGGCGCCGACAGCACCCTCGGCGCCCTCGCCGCCGCGGCCCTCCTGGTCGGCCTGGACGCGGGCACGCGCGGCGGCGTTGCGGCAGCCGTGATCGGCGTCCTGGCGGTCCTCGTGGGCCGCTTCCCCGGCGGCCCGTACGAGGCCCTGCGGACGGCGATGGAACGCCTGCGCCTGCGCCGCGGACCTGCCCTCACACCGGCGGGGACGCGGGCCCGCGGGCTGCTGCGCCGGGCGGAGCCGCGGGCGGCACACAGGGCGCCCGTGCCGACGGGGGCGACGGCGACACGCGTGGTGCGGGAGGCCGAGGGCACGGGGGCGGACGGGCGTGCCGGCCTTACGGGGGACGAGAGCGGAACGGCGCCGCGCGCCGCCACCGTGGACGGACGGCGAGCGACTCCGGGCGCCGGGCCCGCGGGCCGCGAGGCGCCTCAGCCGCCGGTCCACGGCCCCTCGGCCCCCGGCGCCCATCGCCCGCCGGCGGCTGCGGCGGACGGGACGCCGGGGTCCGCCCCGGCGGACCGCCACGGCTCGCCCGACGAGGCGCGCCCCGCCGGTGCCCGGCCCCCTGCCGCTCCTGCGCCCTTGGCAGCGGGCGAGGCGACCGCCGGGCCCTTCAAGGAGCCCTTGCCGCGCACGGCAGGGGCTCGGCCAGCGGCCCGACCGCCCACCGGCCCTACCACCACACCCTCCCCCGTCCTCACCGCCCGCCGCCTCCACGCCCACTACGGCGGCTTCACCGCCCTCGACGGGGTCGACCTGGACGTCTCCCCCGGGCGGATCACCGCGGTCGTGGGCCCCAACGGGGCCGGAAAGAGCACCCTGTTCCACTGTCTGGCCGGGACGCTGCGGCCCGCGCGCGGGTCGGTGCGCCTCGACGGGCGGGACATCACCGCCCTGCCCGCGCACGCCCGCACCCGGCTCGGTGTCGCGCGGACCTTCCAGCAACTGGCCGTCTTCCCGTCGCTGACCGTGGCCGACAACGTCCGGGTGGGCGCCGAACAGGCCCGGGTGACCGATCCGGGCGCCGTGGAGCGGACGCTCAGGCTGCTCGGTCTGGACGGGCCGGTGCGGGCGCTGCCCGCCGCCGGGCTGCCCACGGGGACGCTGCGCCGCGTCGAACTGGCCCGGGCCCTCGCGGGCGCCCCGCGCGTCCTGCTGCTCGACGAGCCCGCCGCCGGCCTCGACACCACAGAAGTGGCCGCTCTCGCCCGGGTCCTGAAGGCCCTGGCCGCCGACGGCACGGCCCTGCTCGTCGTCGAGCACGACCTGGACCTGGTCGCCGGCCTCGCCGACGTCGTGCACGTGATGACGGCGGGCCGGATCGTCGCCTCCGGCCCGCCCGGGAGCGTCCTGGACGGCCTGGGAACGGAGGCCGGGCGATGA
- a CDS encoding ATP-binding cassette domain-containing protein, with translation MTTISLRHARVRYGPLEALHGVTLAAPGPGLTVLLGRNGSGRSTALRALAGTVPLSRGAVVWDGADVTRVPAYERARRGLCLVPERQAVFGSLTVRDNLELAAPDHGPALDAYPQLRPLLEQRAGTLSGGEQRMLALSRALLARARVVLVDEPAQGMSPSVAARTYELLSALDACVVMAEQRLPPALRDRPVLVYELRRGAVVFAGEASELGQ, from the coding sequence ATGACCACCATCTCCCTGCGCCACGCGCGCGTGCGCTACGGCCCGCTGGAGGCCCTGCACGGCGTCACCCTCGCCGCCCCCGGCCCGGGCCTGACCGTGCTGCTGGGCCGCAACGGCTCCGGCCGCAGCACCGCTCTGCGGGCCCTGGCCGGAACGGTGCCCCTGTCGCGTGGCGCCGTGGTGTGGGACGGCGCCGACGTGACCCGCGTACCGGCGTACGAGCGGGCCCGGCGCGGGCTGTGCCTGGTCCCGGAGCGGCAGGCCGTGTTCGGCTCGCTCACCGTGCGCGACAACCTCGAACTCGCCGCCCCGGACCACGGCCCGGCCCTCGACGCCTATCCGCAGCTGCGGCCCCTGCTGGAGCAGCGCGCCGGCACCCTCTCCGGCGGGGAGCAGCGCATGCTCGCGCTGTCCCGGGCGCTGCTGGCACGCGCGCGCGTGGTGCTGGTCGACGAGCCCGCCCAGGGCATGTCGCCCTCGGTCGCGGCCCGCACCTACGAGCTGCTGAGCGCGCTCGACGCGTGCGTGGTGATGGCCGAGCAGCGCCTGCCGCCCGCCCTGCGGGACCGGCCGGTTCTGGTATACGAACTGCGTCGTGGAGCCGTCGTGTTCGCCGGGGAGGCGAGCGAGCTCGGACAGTGA
- a CDS encoding transglycosylase family protein codes for MSECADTTRDNARKNQVRTTAVLAGAALLAPLGLLAATGNAAAADSGVWDRIAQCESGGNWHINTGNGYYGGLQFAASTWRAYGGTAYAPTADQASKSQQIAVATKVQRAQGWGAWPTCSARAGASGSAPAASAADPVTSAEPAPAKPSKTPARSAAHPDRGSSRGDHTVREGDTLSGVAARHGTTWQHLYAANKAVIGGDPDVIVPGLRLEI; via the coding sequence ATGTCCGAATGTGCCGATACCACGCGCGACAACGCTCGGAAGAACCAGGTTCGTACGACGGCGGTCCTCGCCGGGGCGGCACTGCTCGCGCCCCTCGGACTGCTCGCCGCGACCGGAAACGCCGCGGCGGCTGACAGCGGAGTGTGGGACCGCATCGCCCAGTGCGAGAGCGGCGGCAACTGGCACATCAACACCGGCAACGGCTACTACGGTGGACTCCAGTTCGCCGCCTCCACCTGGCGCGCCTACGGCGGCACGGCCTACGCGCCCACCGCCGACCAGGCGAGCAAGTCCCAGCAGATCGCCGTCGCCACCAAGGTCCAGCGCGCCCAGGGCTGGGGCGCCTGGCCGACCTGCTCGGCACGCGCCGGGGCGAGCGGCAGCGCACCGGCGGCGTCCGCGGCCGACCCGGTGACCTCCGCCGAGCCCGCCCCGGCGAAGCCCTCGAAGACGCCGGCGCGTTCCGCGGCACACCCGGACCGCGGCTCCTCCCGTGGCGACCACACCGTCCGCGAGGGCGACACGCTGAGCGGCGTCGCCGCCCGGCACGGGACCACCTGGCAGCACCTCTACGCCGCCAACAAGGCCGTCATCGGCGGCGATCCCGACGTGATCGTGCCCGGCCTGCGCCTCGAAATCTGA